The region aataATTGTGTTGATCCGTGAGTGATtggaatgtttttattttcaaatcaattcaGCTGATTCAAagaagaaatagaaaatgttgaatgcACCAAGCTTTTCGGAAGATATGCTTCCGCGGCATTTTCCAAAAGCAAAGGGTCAATTAGAACTGGTAAATTGCTCAATAGTTTGTCGATTGAAAAGCAAGAATTAATTTCCCTGCATCTTAGAAATcagctgctgctgctgctccTACACCCACACTTCCCGGTCTTTCGCTATTGCTTGACGATGACAACAAAGTCTTCAAACCAGATCCACCACGAAAAGTCGAACCGAAAAAGTCTTTCGAACAATGGAAACAACAACACCACACAAAATTCGCTGGAAACGAGGAAATGTATCAACGGAAGTCTGAGAAAAAACAAGTGAGATTTGAAACGAATAAATCCAACGAACACCCGCCCAATCAACGACCTTTGTGTCCTGTTGTTCCGAACTTGGAGCAGAGTTACTACGATGGTTCTGATGAACAGAACTTTTGTTCGAATCTACGACCGAACTACCATCAACATCAACacaattcaaaagaaatcGGACATTGTGGTGCGCATGACAAGAATGTTTTGCTTACGAAATGCAACCACAAACCAATGAGCCCTACATTTACGAACGACAAGGCGTACAGCGCCGCTAGCCAACTAACGAACGAGCTACCCCATTTTAATCGAGTGGTACGAGCTGAATCAATGAAAGAGAATTGCATTTCCGGGCCCTACGTACCGGTACCAAAAAATCAACACCGACAATGTAATGGGAACTGTTGTCAAACAAGCCACAATAATTGGGAAATGACGAACTATCAGACATGCGACTATGCCGTGCCAAACGGATGTGTAGGCCAAAGACAGCTACAACAATCCAATAAGCGCGAAGTGCAGCCCAAAAGCTTTAGTCCGTACAATGAGCGAATTGAACGAAACTTAAAGGAACAAGTGACCGATGATACGTTACTTAGTATCATGGAGGAACAACAGCAACACATTCTATTACAGCAAAATCAAATAATGATGCAGCAGAAACAGAATATGATACAACAGCAGCAGATCTTTATGCTGCAACGTCAAGTTCAAAAACTGCTGCACCGTACCGGAAATCATCCCATCGAATCGCCGAGCAAACTATGTCCAACTTCCATTTGCGACCGACCAACACCACAGACAATGACCAATCCGTTACAGAGCGCAACCAAAACTCGAAATGGTGCAATCGATTCTGTGTGCAATGGTGCTAAATCATCGATCGGTGTGATGACTAGTTTTTTGGGTAACGTAAATGATGGGATGCCCAACGGTATGCAACAATTTAATGAAAGATTTGCATCGAAAGTGACGaacgaaaaattcattgagaaCATGGGCGGATTTTCGGCCGAGGAGTACTCTGACAAGGACAGCATGTTAGATAAAATAAACGACGCGATCAAAAATTCATCTGCCATGATCGATTATAGAGGTAATAAGGCTGGTGGAAGCAATTCGCCGAAACGACAGACCGATATCAACATTGCCGCTCAGGCGTACGTAACTTGTTTTAAAGATTTCGAAGTCAACTTCgctcaaatgaaattttcaattttcagtttGTTCTACGAAACGTCCAGTACGAACAACGGCTGTACGACTGAGCAAAAGACAACCGATCGTAGCTTTGCATTGTACATGCTAGGTATGAAATACGATTGTGCGCAGGATGACGCGTCGAAAAAAGTCGAGAAACGAGATTGGCAACCGCAGCAGACGAATGGCAAAAGTGACCAGGTTTCCGTAAACCTTTCGCCGGAAGTATACGACTACTTGAAAAGACATGGACTGTTACACCAAGaatgaatttaattgttttttaagTACTTTGTTGGCATTGGAACGATTTGCTGTGAAATTATAACATTAGCCAAGTTTGATTGTGTGGTTTGAGTGTACAGCGGAAGACTTTACATTATTCGAATCCATGCATAtgcgaaagaagaaaattttagcgATGCTGAGTTCGGAGTAGATTTCTGGAAATTTGTGGTCTAGATCTCAACCCCAACTTATAGTCAagagagggatttttttgcaagtggaccaggctccgtcgaaGCGTTTTTTTAGCGACTTTATATGCCCGTAGCCACAACAGTCTAAAACCGCagtcttttaattttaatattcttttattggctgggaaacttccaccaaaagtcgaaaacGGGTGTTTTTTGTCCGTGATTTACTGGTGCTACAGGCTATGGACATTCATGTGTTTGGGTtcattggataggtattgtctaGGAGATACGGGGCAAGCACAGATATCTTACATGTTCTGTaccattgttcgaaaataacacaaatatTGTGTCAGTCAAAGGCTGTAAATTTTGATTGCGTTCTTAGACTATTGAGGCCAAGGACTATCTGGGCGTGTAAACAAAGCGTCgctaaaaaatagctccgacggagcctggtccactttcaaaaaaaacccTCAGAAGGATTTCATTCCTCAAGAAATCCATCTACACAATCTTGAATAGATCTTGAATTTGATCGTCAATTGTTAGATTATCTGAAGTCAGAGGTCCGACCGATTTCAACAATATTCCTCACTCAATTTTTGTGCGTGTCGAATCTTTAGAAACTCACAGATCGCTATGAAAGAGAAGAATGATTACTTCAGCCTACCAATGCTTGACAAAAGGTGATGGAAAGTTGTACTCGGAATAGGACAATTtacaaacattgaaaaatcaatttaaaatacaCAACGACAAGGAAACAAAGATGTAAATGATACAGTTGCTAGTCATGGCATATCACTCTGATACCGTAAATACCATTGAATAAGCTAAAACTCCAAACTCCGACATACAAAATCCACCGTTTCGCCTTTGAACCTGAAACAGGATCGGAAACAGCGGTTTTAGTATTCAGTATCCGATTAGCCATGACTActtcaaaaaagtaaaattgcgATATTGAAATCGGTGGCGGTggtaagaaaaatttgaaatcaacacaCACACGTAAATGGAGCTTTGATGCATTTTGAATCAATCACAATTATCTTAATATTGAGGCTAATATTTTAAGGATAGATTAGACAACTCTGTAAAGAACTATAAATTTACAATACAAAAGAACACTAAACGTACCAATCAACCAAAATCTTACAGCTCATTTCATCATTCACTCACCATCGTCAATAATTTACATTGAAAGCTATCCGTTATCACATCACATCACATACACACACTTTTTAGAACAAAGTTTAGTTGATGCACATTTTGTAGTGCTTCGAATTGCCGTCAGATGGCCGTACGGCttacacaaaacaaaacacatcagAATAGAATCGAACGCAGCGAATAGAATCAAATGACGTAATTTGTGTTAGTTTATGCTAATTGACTGAAGCGAAAAAAgctaaaattagaaattacaAAGCATTTCACGTTGTGTGTGCAATTAACTCACGATTGATGTATGTCAGGATGGCCGAGCGGTCTAAGGCGCCAGACTCAAGAGAAATCTTGCCTTTGTACAAAGGTTGGTGAGTGTTCTGGTCCACTCTGTGGGCGTGGGTTCAAATCCCACTTctgacataattttttttttttcatgatcaATATTAACCATTGAGATGAATATTAGAAGCGCCCCTCATGTCGGCAGGTGCCTTTTGCTTTAATTCAACAGTTGCAAGTTGCAATCGACGAATTTTTGTTCGattgaatttgatatttttgtatataattAATCGTTCAGCTAGGTCTCCTCTTGAGTCTTGCAACTCGATGCTAAACAAGATGTTTGAAATTGTGTGAATTTACCagaagaattttaaaa is a window of Bradysia coprophila strain Holo2 unplaced genomic scaffold, BU_Bcop_v1 contig_350, whole genome shotgun sequence DNA encoding:
- the LOC119080019 gene encoding uncharacterized protein LOC119080019, which encodes MLNAPSFSEDMLPRHFPKAKGQLELKSAAAAAPTPTLPGLSLLLDDDNKVFKPDPPRKVEPKKSFEQWKQQHHTKFAGNEEMYQRKSEKKQVRFETNKSNEHPPNQRPLCPVVPNLEQSYYDGSDEQNFCSNLRPNYHQHQHNSKEIGHCGAHDKNVLLTKCNHKPMSPTFTNDKAYSAASQLTNELPHFNRVVRAESMKENCISGPYVPVPKNQHRQCNGNCCQTSHNNWEMTNYQTCDYAVPNGCVGQRQLQQSNKREVQPKSFSPYNERIERNLKEQVTDDTLLSIMEEQQQHILLQQNQIMMQQKQNMIQQQQIFMLQRQVQKLLHRTGNHPIESPSKLCPTSICDRPTPQTMTNPLQSATKTRNGAIDSVCNGAKSSIGVMTSFLGNVNDGMPNGMQQFNERFASKVTNEKFIENMGGFSAEEYSDKDSMLDKINDAIKNSSAMIDYRGNKAGGSNSPKRQTDINIAAQALFYETSSTNNGCTTEQKTTDRSFALYMLGMKYDCAQDDASKKVEKRDWQPQQTNGKSDQVSVNLSPEVYDYLKRHGLLHQE